The following is a genomic window from Bacillota bacterium.
CAGCTCCCGCATGAGCTGCGGCAGACCTAACCGAATCCGATCCAGATTATCATAAACCACCTCGCCGTTCATCACCAATACCGTGGGATGTACTCCTTCAGCCGTACTGATCCCGATGTCCTTGGGCCGCAGAGGCTGGCATTCCGGCTTCAGGATTACACTAAGCAGCCCATTTGGTTCCAACACAGCTTCCTGAACATCTTGAATATTGTTTACGTCCTTCTCCCGCAGCATTATGGCTAGGTCGGTCATGGAAATTCTCTCCTGTTTCATGTTCTTCACTATAACTTCACCGTTCTCAATCAATACACATGGCTTCCCCTGCAAGACATTCTCAATCCGCCGACTGCGCAGAATTACTTTCGAAATTAGCCAGCTGATCAGAGTAATCATCACAATAGGTATAAGACCGTGGGTAAAGGGAAGCTTTTCATCCTCCATAGGAATAGCCACCGCTGCACCCAGGATCACAATCGCCAGCAGATCAAAAGGAGAAAGCTGCCCGATAGTCCGCTTGCCTACCAACCGAATAGCTATCAGCGACAGGGCATAAAGTACAGCCGCTCTGAGAACCAACCACAGATCCGATACATGCAAGTGCAAAAACTTAGTTATACCCTTCACTTACCTTGCCCTCCCCGCTATCCACTAAGACTTTGGCGGCCATAAGTCCCTCGGTCAGTAAGGCTTGTCTCTTTAGAGCTGTTCCCAGCCAAGCCGCCTGCAATAGACTAGCTACGCCCTGTTCCAACGCCCGCTCACGGGCTTGAGCCCAAGACCGCTCTTCCTGCCACGACATAGCTGCGGCTGCAGTCAATGCTTCTTGAAGTACATCCTTTCTCTCACCGCCCTGTCGCACCAGCAACTCCCTTAGCACCGCTTCCAGCTCGCGCATATTGCGCGCGCTGCTCAAACCAACCGCTAAATCGGGAATTCCTTGGGTTAGCGTCTGCTCGATCTGAGTCAATTGATCACTCAACTGGTCGATAATATCATTAAGTATTTGCTTGAGGCGCAACCGTTGCCCACCGCTTAGTGCCGCCGGCGGTACCGGATTCTCTTGCGTCATAAAAAATCTCCTCCGGCCTTAGATTTTCCCCGACCGGAGGAGAGCTATGCGCTAATCTGGTTACAGCTTTTCGCGCAGCAGCTTGTTTACCATCTGCGGGTTAGCTTTCCCGCGGGTGGCCTTCATCACTTGACCGACTAAATAGCCGAGAGCTTTGTCTTTGCCGTTGCGGTAATCCTCCACTACCTTGGGATTGGCCGCCACCACCTCGGCCACCAGACGGCTGAGCTCATCAGTGTCAGAGATCTGAACCAAACCACGTTCTTTCACTATCGCTTCCGGGTCACGGCCGCTGTGGAAGGTCTCCTCGAAGACATCCTTGGCTATCCGGCCGCTGATGGTACCGTCATGTATCAACTGTAACACCTTGGCCACATGTTCCGGTGTGAGCGGTGTGTCCTGGATCTCCTTGCCCTCGATATTAAGCAGGCGCAGCACCTCACTCATGATCCAATTGCTAACAGCCTTCGCATCCGGATACAGGCGTATGCAGTCATCGAAAAAATCGGCCACCGAGCGGGACGCTGTTAAGACCTCAGCATCATAGGTCGGCAAATTATGTTCTGTTACCAAGCGGTCAAATCTAGCATCTGGCAATTCCGGCAAACTGGCTTTTGACTCTTCTACCCACTGGCGGTCGATCACTACCGGCGGTAAGTTAGGGTCCGGAAAATAACGGTAATCATTAGCCTCTTCCTTGGTACGCATACCTACAGTTACACCCCGGGCCTCATCCCAGTGCCGGGTTTCCTGTATGATCTCCTGACCGGCTACTATTGCTTCCTTTTGACGTTCTTCTTCAAACGATAGGCCTCGAAAGACAGCACGGAAAGAATTCATATTCTTAATCTCGGTCTTGGTACCGTACACACTGCTGCCCCGTGGCCGCACTGACAGATTGGCATCACAACGCAGCGACCCTTCTTCCATCTTGCAGTCAGAAACATCGATGTACTGGAGAACAGTCTTTAACTTGGTCAGATAGAGCCGGGCTTCCTCCGGTGATCTAATATCGGGCTCGCTCACAATCTCAATCAGAGGCACTCCGGCTCGATTAAGATCTACCAAGCTGGTAGCGGCTGCAGCGATATCATCTCCGCTATGTACCAGTTTGCCGGCGTCTTCCTCCAAGTGTACCCTGTTTATCCGGATTCTTCGCTCTTGCCCTTTGACAACAAGATCGATATACCCATTTCTGGCCACCGGTTGGTCGGCCTGCGAAATCTGAAAAGCATTAGGCAAATCGGGATAGAAGTAGTTCTTCCGATCAAACCGGCATGACGGTTCAATTTGGCAGTTCAGAGCTAATCCGGCCAAAACGGCATACTCTAACGCCTTCTTGTTCAGTACCGGCAGACCACCTGGCAGACCGAGGCAGACAGGACAAACTTGTGTGTTGGGCGGTGCCCCAAACACAGTGCTGCACCGGCAAAACGCCTTGCTGTTGGTGGACAACTCCACATGCACTTCCAGGCCAATGACTGTCTCCAGCTCTTGGTTACTCACGCTGTTCACCCCTTACTGTAAGCTGTGGACGTTGTTGGGAGTAATCAGTGGCTTGCTCAAAGGACGAAGCAACCTGAAGCAACGTGCCCTCAGCCCAAGGCTTTCCAATTAACTGCATCCCCACCGGTAAACCGTTACTAAAGCCGCTTGGTATGGAAACAGCAGGCAGACCGGCTAAGTTGACCGGAATGGTACAAATGTCCATCAGATACATCTGGAGCGGATCATCTACCTTTTCACCCAACTTAAACGGGGGCACCGGCGATGTTGGAGTGAGCAACAGGTCATAGCAGGAAAAAGCCTGTTGAAAATCACGGATAATCAACGTGCGCACCCGTTGCGCCTTCACGTAAATGTCCTTATAGTTATTAGCACTTAAGACATAGGTACCTATCATAATGCGTCGGCGGACTTCAGCCCCGAAACCTTGGCTGCGCGTCTTTTTATACAAAGAATCAATATCCGGCGCCTCAACCCTAAAGCCATAGCGCACCCCGTCAAAGCGGCCCAAATTAGAAGAGGCCTCAGCCGGAGCGATCAAATAGTACACCGCCGGCGCGTACTTCACATGAGGAAGTGAGGTCTCCTCCACCACTGCTCCCAAATCCTCTAAAACACCAGCCGCCTTCAGAGTCACATCTTTCACTGCCGGATCGATACCTCGTTCGAAATACTCACGCGGCAGCCCCACTCGAATTCCCTTGATCTCTCGACCTATAAACTGGGTGTAGTCCGGCACTGGTTCAGGCACCGTGGTGGCATCAAATTCGTCCTGGCCGGCAATAGTGTTCAAAACCAAAGCGCAGTCGGTTATATCCTTGGTGAAGCAACCCACCTGATCTAAAGACGAACCAAAAGCCACCACGCCAAAGCGGGATACCCGTCCGTAGCTGGGTTTAAACCCTACCACCGAACAGAAAGCCGCCGGCTGGCGAATAGATCCGCCCGTATCAGAACCCAAGGCAAACACGGCTTGCCCTGCCGCCACCGCTACCGCCGACCCGCCGCTGGAACCACCGGGTA
Proteins encoded in this region:
- a CDS encoding DUF421 domain-containing protein, yielding MKGITKFLHLHVSDLWLVLRAAVLYALSLIAIRLVGKRTIGQLSPFDLLAIVILGAAVAIPMEDEKLPFTHGLIPIVMITLISWLISKVILRSRRIENVLQGKPCVLIENGEVIVKNMKQERISMTDLAIMLREKDVNNIQDVQEAVLEPNGLLSVILKPECQPLRPKDIGISTAEGVHPTVLVMNGEVVYDNLDRIRLGLPQLMRELAEQGIRRVEEIKAATLDETGKLSVELQEGGER
- the gatB gene encoding Asp-tRNA(Asn)/Glu-tRNA(Gln) amidotransferase subunit GatB, which codes for MSNQELETVIGLEVHVELSTNSKAFCRCSTVFGAPPNTQVCPVCLGLPGGLPVLNKKALEYAVLAGLALNCQIEPSCRFDRKNYFYPDLPNAFQISQADQPVARNGYIDLVVKGQERRIRINRVHLEEDAGKLVHSGDDIAAAATSLVDLNRAGVPLIEIVSEPDIRSPEEARLYLTKLKTVLQYIDVSDCKMEEGSLRCDANLSVRPRGSSVYGTKTEIKNMNSFRAVFRGLSFEEERQKEAIVAGQEIIQETRHWDEARGVTVGMRTKEEANDYRYFPDPNLPPVVIDRQWVEESKASLPELPDARFDRLVTEHNLPTYDAEVLTASRSVADFFDDCIRLYPDAKAVSNWIMSEVLRLLNIEGKEIQDTPLTPEHVAKVLQLIHDGTISGRIAKDVFEETFHSGRDPEAIVKERGLVQISDTDELSRLVAEVVAANPKVVEDYRNGKDKALGYLVGQVMKATRGKANPQMVNKLLREKL
- the gatA gene encoding Asp-tRNA(Asn)/Glu-tRNA(Gln) amidotransferase subunit GatA, coding for MELWDLTGHRLRRLLDKGEISAVEIVESVLNRIQATEPAVHAFVTTTGEQALARAKQVDAARAQGEKTGLLAGIPMALKDNICTGGLRTTCSSRMLADFVPPYDATVAQRLQAAGAILVGKTNMDEFAMGSSTETSAFFPTHNPWDLDRVPGGSSGGSAVAVAAGQAVFALGSDTGGSIRQPAAFCSVVGFKPSYGRVSRFGVVAFGSSLDQVGCFTKDITDCALVLNTIAGQDEFDATTVPEPVPDYTQFIGREIKGIRVGLPREYFERGIDPAVKDVTLKAAGVLEDLGAVVEETSLPHVKYAPAVYYLIAPAEASSNLGRFDGVRYGFRVEAPDIDSLYKKTRSQGFGAEVRRRIMIGTYVLSANNYKDIYVKAQRVRTLIIRDFQQAFSCYDLLLTPTSPVPPFKLGEKVDDPLQMYLMDICTIPVNLAGLPAVSIPSGFSNGLPVGMQLIGKPWAEGTLLQVASSFEQATDYSQQRPQLTVRGEQRE